The following coding sequences are from one Augochlora pura isolate Apur16 chromosome 6, APUR_v2.2.1, whole genome shotgun sequence window:
- the LOC144471566 gene encoding calcium-independent phospholipase A2-gamma isoform X2, with product MSMQNYSKLLAQLKDHINKAGYDKSLQILFSKEWLDTLQKATYAQIDVLKKQLHFTNVKNANHDEIKNTNEYKENKTKSQKILIRPEEGVAVTEDSVKSQKAYQQTDEEIVNEQKVEIKEQWYNFSQIFDTLIFKLTNQTRAATLVLPPKWKINVHKNISKHSIVSRTRHVLNSIVTAESNASRLRRIEDLLIHIDQYPEARHYALKEGAIGVLLKTQRRTKDEQIKASIREALAVLGHVDSLPGRGIRILSIDGGGMRGVLVIEMLKKLEELTGKKTHEMFDYICGVSTGAILAAVLAGYKRKSLSEISELYRELSIKIFTQSTIKGTSNLVWSHAYYDTALWEKLLQEHLGDKILIKTVRDLNTPKFSAISAIVNHERVMAYVFRNYTFPYRVESQYMGSHKHKLWEAIRASAAAPSYFEEFKHGEFLHQDGGILVNNPCAVALHEAKQLWPNNPIQCVISFGTGRTPNRICENNNESMEIAISSWKEKFYKILDSATDTEAVHTMLNDLLPEHVYYRFNPYLTEMLSMVEIRPEKITQLEQDAKMYIRRNEEKFRKAAHVLLEKRQIQQKVMDWIMLQKQISGQLICASFL from the exons ATGTCCATGCAGAATTATTCAAAGCTTTTGGCACAGCTGAAAGATCACATTAATAAAGCTGGTTATGATAAATCTCTTCAGATTCTTTTTTCCAAAGAATGGTTGGATACTTTACAAAAAGCAACGTACGCGCAAATTGATGTTTTAAAAAAGCAATTGCATTTTACAAATGTAAAGAATGCAAATCACGATGAGATAAAAAACACAAACGAatataaagagaataaaactAAGAGCCaaaagattttaataagaCCAGAGGAAGGAGTTGCGGTGACAGAGGATTCTGTTAAAAGTCAAAAAGCATATcag caAACAGATGAAGAGATTGTAAACGAACAAAAAGTAGAAATCAAAGAACAGtggtataatttttcacaaatttttGATACTTTGATATTTAAGTTAACCAATCAAACTAGGGCTGCTACTCTGGTACTACCTCCAAagtggaaaataaatgttcataaaaatatatcaaagcACAGCATTGTGTCTAGAACGCGTCATGTTTTAAACAGTATTGTAACCGCTGAATCGAATGCCTCAAGGTTGAGGAGAATAGAAGATCTGTTAATTCACATTGATCAATATCCAGAAGCCAGACATTATGCGCTCAAAGAAGGAGCGATCGGAGTATTACTTAAAACTCAACGTCGAACTAAAGATGAACAAATAAAAG CCTCAATTAGAGAGGCGCTAGCAGTATTAGGCCATGTTGATTCATTGCCTGGTCGTGGAATTAGAATTCTTTCCATTGATGGTGGAGGTATGCGTGGTGTCTTGGTCATAGAAATGTTGAAGAAACTTGAAGAATTGACAGGGAAAAAGACGCACGAAATGTTTGATTACATATGCGGCGTGAGTACAGGAGCAATTCTTGCTGCTGTTTTAG ctggctataaaagaaaatcattgagtgaaatttcagaattatacagagaattaagtattaaaatattcactcAAAGCACGATAAAAGGTACAAGTAATTTAGTATGGAGTCATGCATACTATGATACAGCACTGTgggaaaaattattgcaagagCACTTAGGGgataagattttaattaaaactgttcGCGATCTGAACACGCCAAAG TTTTCAGCCATATCTGCAATCGTGAATCATGAACGTGTGATGGCTTATGTGTTTCGAAATTACACTTTTCCATACAGAGTAGAAAGTCAATATATGGGATCtcataaacataaattatggGAAGCTATAAGAGCATCTGCAGCAGCTCCTAGttatttcgaagaatttaaacATGGCGAATTCCTTCATCAGGATGGAG GCATACTGGTGAACAATCCATGCGCGGTTGCGTTACATGAAGCCAAACAGTTATGGCCAAATAATCCGATTCAATGCGTAATCTCGTTCGGAACTGGAAGAACGCCGAATCGAATATGTGAGAACAACAATGAATCTATGGAAATCGCAATTTCGAGCTGgaaagagaaattttataaaattttagacaGCGCAACCGATACGGAAG CTGTGCATACGATGCTAAACGATCTCCTTCCTGAACACGTTTATTATCGTTTTAATCCGTATTTAACGGAAATGTTGTCAATGGTGGAGATACGGCCAGAGAAGATTACCCAGTTGGAACAAGAtgcaaaaatgtatatacGTAGAAATGAGGAGAAATTTCGAAAGGCGGCACATGTTCTTTTAGAAAAACGACAGATTCAACAGAAAGTTATGGATTGGATTATGTTGCAAAAACAAATTTCAG GTCAATTAATATGTGCTTCTTTTCTGTGA
- the LOC144471568 gene encoding NAD-dependent protein deacylase Sirt4 isoform X1: protein MNIRNGIHKVTYNVGSTNLFRSYLDLTFVPKCEPTKDSDITRLKEIINVHNNICILTGAGISTESGIPDYRSESVGLYARSNRRPVLYKDFCTNNAVRRRYWVRNYVGWPRFSSLKPNNAHKLLKKLEDTQKVRCIVTQNVDNLHAKAGSRRVIELHGTAFKVMCLNCDKKICRYYLQETFDSLNPNFNVTTQMIRPDGDVDLSQEKVENFIVPNCTNCGGILKPDIVFFGDNVPRRTVESVQYNVKHSDLLLILGSTITTYSAYRIALQANNIGIPIAILNIGPTRADNLAIIKVEGRCGEVLSKIFTKDQTEQ from the exons ATGAACATTCGTAATGGGATTCATAAAGTTACATATAATGTTGGATCAACAAATTTAT TCAGATCATACTTGGACTTAACATTCGTGCCAAAATGTGAACCGACAAAGGATTCTGATATAAcgagattaaaagaaataattaatgttcacAACAATATATGCATATTAACTGGAGCAGGGATCTCTACGGAAAGTGGAATTCCTGATTATAGGTCCGAAAGTGTTGGTTTGTATGCAAGAAGCAATCGCAGACCTGTACTTTATAAAgatttttgtacaaataatGCTGTTAGAAGACGCTATTGGGTTAGGAATTATGTTGGCTGGCCAAG ATTCTCCTCTCTTAAACCCAACAATGCTCATAAGTTATTAAAGAAGTTAGAAGATACGCAAAAAGTTAGATGCATTGTTACTCAAAATGTTGATAATCTGCATGCAAAAGCAGGTAGTAGAAGAGTGATAGAATTGCATGGGACAGCATTCAAAGTAATGTGCCTGAATTGTGATAAAAAAATCTGTAGATATTATTTGCAAGAGACTTTTGATAGTCTTAAtccaaattttaatgtaactaCTCAAATGATAAGACCTGACGGAGATGTAGATTTGTCACAG gaaaaagtagaaaattttattgtccCCAACTGCACGAACTGTGGTGGCATTCTGAAACCCGACATTGTATTTTTTGGAGACAATGTACCGCGTAGGACAGTGGAGAGtgtacaatataatgttaaacattctgatttattattaatcttagGTTCTACAATAACTACGTACTCTGCTTATAGAATAGCATTACAAGCCAATAATATTGGAATACCAATagctatattaaatattggtcCGACAAGGGCAGACAATCTTGCAATCATCAAGGTGGAGGGTAGATGTGGTGAAGTGCTCtcaaaaatttttacaaaagatCAGAcagaacaataa
- the Rpl29 gene encoding ribosomal protein L29 translates to MAKSKNHTNHNQNRKAHRNGIKKPKRYRHESTLGMDLKFLRNQRFAKKHNLKPKEQLKRAEKRKALRESKK, encoded by the exons ATGGCAAAATCCAAAAATCACACTAATCACAATCAGA ATCGCAAAGCTCATCGGAATGGTATTAAAAAACCAAAACGATATAGGCACGAATCTACGCTTGGC atGGACTTGAAGTTCCTGAGAAATCAACGATTTGCAAAGAAACATAACTTGAAACCAAAAGAGCAACTAAAGAGGGCGGAGAAACGTAAAGCTCTTCGTGAATCTAAGAAATAG
- the Pmvk gene encoding phosphomevalonate kinase produces the protein MAAENIIDKSCLIHVKNSSNPRIILLFSGKRKSGKDFITNKLHERIGSDSVILRLSGPIKAHWAKSMNLDIDGLLGDGEYKENYRIEMAKWGESIRKQDYGYFCRAAIDMYNVHDKSIWIVSDVRRKTDIQWFVENFGSACKTVRIVSDDDTRKKRGWLFVPGVDDSETECNLDDVNTWDLEVTNNDDNLEFVLHQIFRLIS, from the exons ATGGCGgccgaaaatattatagacaAGTCTTGTTTAATAcatgttaaaaattcttcaaatccacgaatcattttattgtttagcGGTAAAAGGAAGTCCGGGAaggattttattacaaataagttGCATGAGAG GATCGGATCTGATAGTGTTATCCTTAGGTTATCAGGACCAATTAAAGCTCATTGGGCGAAATCTATGAATCTTGACATCGATGGACTTTTAGGAGATGgagaatataaagaaaattatcgaattgAAATGGCCAAATGGGGGGAGAGTATTAGAAAACAAGATTATGGCTATTTTTGTCGTGCAGCTATAGATATGTATAACG TACACGATAAATCAATATGGATAGTGAGCGATGTAAGAAGAAAAACTGACATTCAATGGTTCGTGGAGAATTTTGGAAGTGCATGTAAAACAGTTCGCATTGTATCGGATGACGATACACGAAAAAAACGCGGCTGGCTTTTTGTTCCAG gTGTTGATGATTCGGAAACTGAATGTAACTTGGATGATGTGAATACATGGGATTTGGAAGTGACAAATAATGATGACAATTTAGAGTTTGTTTTGCATCAGATATTCAGATTAATAAGCTAG
- the LOC144471571 gene encoding mitochondrial inner membrane protease subunit 1-like yields the protein MFIKFFCKTVSRTVLYTCVVHCIYEYIGDIVVCAGPSMEPTLYTNDVLLTERISVRTENIKKGDIVVSKCPSDPKQHICKRVVGLPGDKLENGIIVPKGHVWLEGDNSYNSNDSREYGVVPQGLLRGRAFCKILPLQDITYYARRGTKPD from the exons atgtttataaaatttttttgtaaaactgTAAGCAGAACTGTTCTGTATACTTGTGTAGTACACTGTATATACGAATATATAGGAGATATTGTGGTG TGTGCAGGACCGTCAATGGAACCAACGTTATATACAAATGATGTGCTGCTGACAGAACGAATATCTGTTAGGACAGAGAACATTAAGAAAGGTGACATAGTTGTTTCTAAATGTCCTTCAGATCCTAAACAACATATATGTAAAAGAGTTGTAGGATTACCTGGAGACAAATTGGAGAATGGAATTATA GTACCAAAGGGCCACGTGTGGTTGGAAGGTGATAATAGCTATAACTCGAACGATTCCCGCGAATATGGAGTTGTACCGCAAGGTCTATTACGAGGACGTGCATTCTGTAAGATATTACCACTTCAAGATATTACCTACTACGCGCGAAGAGGCACAAAACCTGATTAA
- the LOC144471566 gene encoding calcium-independent phospholipase A2-gamma isoform X1, whose protein sequence is MTRSINVRNYRKYLSLAKQLARNTEGKNNGESIYRYKFLDRLNAFWKTKMSMQNYSKLLAQLKDHINKAGYDKSLQILFSKEWLDTLQKATYAQIDVLKKQLHFTNVKNANHDEIKNTNEYKENKTKSQKILIRPEEGVAVTEDSVKSQKAYQQTDEEIVNEQKVEIKEQWYNFSQIFDTLIFKLTNQTRAATLVLPPKWKINVHKNISKHSIVSRTRHVLNSIVTAESNASRLRRIEDLLIHIDQYPEARHYALKEGAIGVLLKTQRRTKDEQIKASIREALAVLGHVDSLPGRGIRILSIDGGGMRGVLVIEMLKKLEELTGKKTHEMFDYICGVSTGAILAAVLAGYKRKSLSEISELYRELSIKIFTQSTIKGTSNLVWSHAYYDTALWEKLLQEHLGDKILIKTVRDLNTPKFSAISAIVNHERVMAYVFRNYTFPYRVESQYMGSHKHKLWEAIRASAAAPSYFEEFKHGEFLHQDGGILVNNPCAVALHEAKQLWPNNPIQCVISFGTGRTPNRICENNNESMEIAISSWKEKFYKILDSATDTEAVHTMLNDLLPEHVYYRFNPYLTEMLSMVEIRPEKITQLEQDAKMYIRRNEEKFRKAAHVLLEKRQIQQKVMDWIMLQKQISGQLICASFL, encoded by the exons ATGACGAGAAGTATAAACGTTCGAAATTATCGGAAATATCTTTCTTTGGCGAA ACAATTGGCTCGTAACACAGAAGGTAAAAATAACGGTGAAAGCATTTATAGGTACAAGTTCCTAGATCGTCTAAATGCATTTTGGAAAACCAAGATGTCCATGCAGAATTATTCAAAGCTTTTGGCACAGCTGAAAGATCACATTAATAAAGCTGGTTATGATAAATCTCTTCAGATTCTTTTTTCCAAAGAATGGTTGGATACTTTACAAAAAGCAACGTACGCGCAAATTGATGTTTTAAAAAAGCAATTGCATTTTACAAATGTAAAGAATGCAAATCACGATGAGATAAAAAACACAAACGAatataaagagaataaaactAAGAGCCaaaagattttaataagaCCAGAGGAAGGAGTTGCGGTGACAGAGGATTCTGTTAAAAGTCAAAAAGCATATcag caAACAGATGAAGAGATTGTAAACGAACAAAAAGTAGAAATCAAAGAACAGtggtataatttttcacaaatttttGATACTTTGATATTTAAGTTAACCAATCAAACTAGGGCTGCTACTCTGGTACTACCTCCAAagtggaaaataaatgttcataaaaatatatcaaagcACAGCATTGTGTCTAGAACGCGTCATGTTTTAAACAGTATTGTAACCGCTGAATCGAATGCCTCAAGGTTGAGGAGAATAGAAGATCTGTTAATTCACATTGATCAATATCCAGAAGCCAGACATTATGCGCTCAAAGAAGGAGCGATCGGAGTATTACTTAAAACTCAACGTCGAACTAAAGATGAACAAATAAAAG CCTCAATTAGAGAGGCGCTAGCAGTATTAGGCCATGTTGATTCATTGCCTGGTCGTGGAATTAGAATTCTTTCCATTGATGGTGGAGGTATGCGTGGTGTCTTGGTCATAGAAATGTTGAAGAAACTTGAAGAATTGACAGGGAAAAAGACGCACGAAATGTTTGATTACATATGCGGCGTGAGTACAGGAGCAATTCTTGCTGCTGTTTTAG ctggctataaaagaaaatcattgagtgaaatttcagaattatacagagaattaagtattaaaatattcactcAAAGCACGATAAAAGGTACAAGTAATTTAGTATGGAGTCATGCATACTATGATACAGCACTGTgggaaaaattattgcaagagCACTTAGGGgataagattttaattaaaactgttcGCGATCTGAACACGCCAAAG TTTTCAGCCATATCTGCAATCGTGAATCATGAACGTGTGATGGCTTATGTGTTTCGAAATTACACTTTTCCATACAGAGTAGAAAGTCAATATATGGGATCtcataaacataaattatggGAAGCTATAAGAGCATCTGCAGCAGCTCCTAGttatttcgaagaatttaaacATGGCGAATTCCTTCATCAGGATGGAG GCATACTGGTGAACAATCCATGCGCGGTTGCGTTACATGAAGCCAAACAGTTATGGCCAAATAATCCGATTCAATGCGTAATCTCGTTCGGAACTGGAAGAACGCCGAATCGAATATGTGAGAACAACAATGAATCTATGGAAATCGCAATTTCGAGCTGgaaagagaaattttataaaattttagacaGCGCAACCGATACGGAAG CTGTGCATACGATGCTAAACGATCTCCTTCCTGAACACGTTTATTATCGTTTTAATCCGTATTTAACGGAAATGTTGTCAATGGTGGAGATACGGCCAGAGAAGATTACCCAGTTGGAACAAGAtgcaaaaatgtatatacGTAGAAATGAGGAGAAATTTCGAAAGGCGGCACATGTTCTTTTAGAAAAACGACAGATTCAACAGAAAGTTATGGATTGGATTATGTTGCAAAAACAAATTTCAG GTCAATTAATATGTGCTTCTTTTCTGTGA
- the LOC144471568 gene encoding NAD-dependent protein deacylase Sirt4 isoform X2 → MISQPLATSFFRSYLDLTFVPKCEPTKDSDITRLKEIINVHNNICILTGAGISTESGIPDYRSESVGLYARSNRRPVLYKDFCTNNAVRRRYWVRNYVGWPRFSSLKPNNAHKLLKKLEDTQKVRCIVTQNVDNLHAKAGSRRVIELHGTAFKVMCLNCDKKICRYYLQETFDSLNPNFNVTTQMIRPDGDVDLSQEKVENFIVPNCTNCGGILKPDIVFFGDNVPRRTVESVQYNVKHSDLLLILGSTITTYSAYRIALQANNIGIPIAILNIGPTRADNLAIIKVEGRCGEVLSKIFTKDQTEQ, encoded by the exons ATGATCTCACAACCCCTTGCTACTTCGTTCTTTAG ATCATACTTGGACTTAACATTCGTGCCAAAATGTGAACCGACAAAGGATTCTGATATAAcgagattaaaagaaataattaatgttcacAACAATATATGCATATTAACTGGAGCAGGGATCTCTACGGAAAGTGGAATTCCTGATTATAGGTCCGAAAGTGTTGGTTTGTATGCAAGAAGCAATCGCAGACCTGTACTTTATAAAgatttttgtacaaataatGCTGTTAGAAGACGCTATTGGGTTAGGAATTATGTTGGCTGGCCAAG ATTCTCCTCTCTTAAACCCAACAATGCTCATAAGTTATTAAAGAAGTTAGAAGATACGCAAAAAGTTAGATGCATTGTTACTCAAAATGTTGATAATCTGCATGCAAAAGCAGGTAGTAGAAGAGTGATAGAATTGCATGGGACAGCATTCAAAGTAATGTGCCTGAATTGTGATAAAAAAATCTGTAGATATTATTTGCAAGAGACTTTTGATAGTCTTAAtccaaattttaatgtaactaCTCAAATGATAAGACCTGACGGAGATGTAGATTTGTCACAG gaaaaagtagaaaattttattgtccCCAACTGCACGAACTGTGGTGGCATTCTGAAACCCGACATTGTATTTTTTGGAGACAATGTACCGCGTAGGACAGTGGAGAGtgtacaatataatgttaaacattctgatttattattaatcttagGTTCTACAATAACTACGTACTCTGCTTATAGAATAGCATTACAAGCCAATAATATTGGAATACCAATagctatattaaatattggtcCGACAAGGGCAGACAATCTTGCAATCATCAAGGTGGAGGGTAGATGTGGTGAAGTGCTCtcaaaaatttttacaaaagatCAGAcagaacaataa